In Leguminivora glycinivorella isolate SPB_JAAS2020 chromosome 20, LegGlyc_1.1, whole genome shotgun sequence, the following proteins share a genomic window:
- the LOC125236990 gene encoding uncharacterized protein LOC125236990: MVFKLSVVILALLVITNGEHRFNIDTDPVSFYKYNFLKHLTFKRDGETETNEVTSQKPGHIHCPSYMPKCNINLPHKISFKRALKTYMDYQDFLRSLPHEIMTDEYEDNVIEK, from the exons ATGGTGTTCAAATTGTCCGTCGTGATCCTGGCTTTGCT GGTTATAACCAATGGCGAACACCGTTTCAACATCGATACTGATCCCGTCAGTTTCTACAAATACAATTTCTTAAAACACTTGACTTTTAAGAGAGATGGAGAGACGGAGACGAATGAAGTAACTAGTCAGAAACCAGGCCATATACATTGCCCGTCTTATATGCCAAAATGTAACATTAATCTGCCCCACAAAATTAGTTTTAAACGAGCTTTGAAAACTTATATG gatTACCAGGATTTTCTACGATCATTGCCACATGAGATTATGACGGACGAATATGAAGACAATGTAATAGAAAAGTGA
- the LOC125237084 gene encoding uncharacterized protein LOC125237084 — MKVLALVIFAVASVSSSGSGPYLPSGWRPQGPAFYLPSEVQKPSENPLKDTILNESEASGSDALREYGPPKVVEVSQDLTRQALPETETEQAFVVIDAKFAEDINGEEKEVKGEVKVAEEINSEDKVGEENVEVKEGEARVVEVEEVTDAIVDAVEVTTAQKSTEEAVTEVNEQSTTEAAQAPQGRAVDVAIEIEAQEATTEKAEATTEVAEVKTVEADSNVESSQVEQVSQVQDVQEVNQAEVRTIEGVQNVAEALTNLEKEIKAQQVQSNEEAIDVKSVQVLGSEQQAPEGFLEYGPPGFREYGPPQAGDLLRSGAIVQEQTEEEQKIETNETRRRRYSPKLRFRRNGNYTRKN; from the exons ATGAAG GTCCTTGCTCTAGTAATCTTCGCGGTGGCGTCCGTTTCCAGCTCAGGGTCTGGGCCCTACCTGCCTAGTGGCTGGAGACCCCAGGGTCCTGCCTTCTACTTGCCTTCGGAGGTTCAG aaaccATCAGAAAACCCTCTAAAAGACACCATCCTGAATGAATCAGAAGCATCAGGCTCAGACGCTCTCCGCGAATACGGTCCTCCTAAAGTAGTCGAGGTCTCACAAGACCTGACTCGCCAGGCTCTTCCTGAGACCGAGACCGAACAGGCCTTCGTTGTTATTGACGCTAAGTTTGCTGAAGATATCAACGGAGAAGAGAAAGAGGTTAAAGGAGAAGTGAAAGTTGCTGAAGAAATCAATAGCGAAGATAAAGTTGGTGAGGAGAATGTAGAAGTGAAAGAAGGAGAAGCTAGAGTGGTTGAAGTTGAGGAAGTTACTGATGCTATTGTTGATGCTGTTGAAG TAACCACAGCGCAAAAATCCACTGAAGAAGCAGTAACTGAAGTCAATGAACAATCAACTACCGAAGCTGCCCAGGCACCTCAAGGACGTGCTGTTGACGTTGCCATTGAAATAGAAGCCCAAGAAGCAACGACTGAAAAGGCAGAAGCAACCACTGAGGTCGCCGAAGTAAAGACAGTTGAAGCAGATAGCAACGTTGAGTCTTCGCAAGTAGAACAAGTCAGTCAAGTTCAGGATGTTCAGGAGGTCAACCAAGCTGAGGTCAGGACGATTGAGGGTGTGCAGAATGTTGCTGAGGCGCTCACTAATTTGGAGAAGGAGATTAAAGCTCAACAG gTTCAATCCAACGAAGAAGCCATTGATGTGAAATCTGTGCAAGTTTTAGG TTCCGAGCAACAAGCTCCTGAAGGATTCCTGGAATACGGACCCCCTGGCTTCAGAGAGTACGGACCTCCCCAAGCTGGTGATCTTCTTAGATCTGGAGCCATTGTGCAG GAACAGACCGAAGAGGAACAGAAAATCGAGACCAACGAGACTAGGAGGCGAAGATATTCTCCCAAACTAAG ATTCCGAAGAAACGGCAACTACACCCGCAAGAACTAG
- the LOC125237194 gene encoding uncharacterized protein LOC125237194 isoform X1, with product MILKWLTVVSTLIIIPLNDAQPNYKDLNSHDIKRIYQGLILPQDGSGELCHPSDEKCNRLPHESTSEKQTEVQLRDCPYWDIKCQSSINRSEKVPFISGQSGVQLIHCPYWDIQCQSTSGKLPYTSAQSAGAEQNDYRLAQRDIQSRSCPYVQCQNSNSRSDILQQNNNRLALNGVQSRNCPYLDVQCQNSMTRSEKPKHNNKRFAQIEVHNGGCAYWDVQCQSGMSRSDKLPRSRSANDVKWPNLPLNQILLNRYLNSMSRSDKLPYISRSEEPKDCPYWDIPCQMSRSEKLLETNLPLKQTLKNIVLNRNLFSMSRSDKLPYNSRSGNDVIIPFNQILLNRYLNSMSRSDQPKDCPYWDIPCQMSRSEKLLETNLPLKQTLKQILLNRDLNGMSRSDNGVKWTKMPLKQTLKQILLNRDLNSMSRSDNGVKWTKMPLKQTLKQILLNRDLNSMSRSDNGVKWTKMALKQTLKQILLNRNENSMSRSGLLGALANLVVVEPFSLVAAVLSLL from the exons ATGATTTTAAAATGGTTGACCGTGGTGTCAACTTTAAT CATTATACCTCTAAACGACGCACAACCAAACTACAAGGACCTTAACAGCCATGATATTAAACGAATATACCAGGGTCTGATCTTACCCCAGGATGGGAGTGGGGAACTCTGCCATCCCAGTGACGAAAAGTGCAACAGACTGCCACAtgaaagtacgagtgaaaagcaGACTGAGGTCCAACTTAGAGATTGTCCGTACTGGGACATCAAATGTCAGAGTAGTATAAATAGATCAGAGAAAGTACCATTTATATCAGGACAGAGCGGGGTCCAACTTATACATTGTCCGTATTGGGACATCCAATGTCAGAGTACATCAGGTAAACTACCATATACATCAGCACAGAGCGCTGGAGCAGAACAGAATGATTATAGATTAGCGCAGAGGGATATCCAATCCAGAAGTTGTCCGTATGTCCAATGCCAAAATAGTAATAGTAGATCAGACATACTTCAACAGAATAATAATAGATTAGCGCTAAACGGCGTCCAATCCAGAAATTGCCCTTACTTGGATGTGCAATGTCAGAATAGTATGACTAGATCAGAAAAAccaaaacataataataaaagattCGCGCAAATCGAGGTTCATAATGGAGGTTGCGCTTACTGGGACGTACAGTGCCAGAGTGGTATGAGCAGATCTGACAAACTACCCCGTAGTAGATCAGCTAACGATGTTAAATGGCCTAACTTAcctttaaatcaaattttattgAATCGTTACCTAAATAGTATGAGTAGATCAGACAAACTACCATATATTAGTAGATCAGAAGAACCTAAAGATTGTCCTTACTGGGATATCCCATGTCAGATGAGTAGATCAGAAAAACTACTAGAAACGAACTTACCTTTAAAACAAACGTTAAAGAACATTGTATTAAACCGTAATCTTTTCAGTATGAGTAGGTCAGACAAACTACCATATAATAGTAGATCAGGCAATGATGTTATCATACCTTTCAACCAAATTTTATTGAACCGTTACCTAAATAGTATGAGTAGATCAGATCAACCCAAGGATTGTCCCTACTGGGATATCCCATGCCAGATGAGTAGATCAGAAAAACTACTAGAAACGAACTTACCTTTAAAACAAACGTTAAAGCAAATTTTATTAAACCGTGACCTAAACGGTATGAGTAGATCAGACAATGGCGTTAAATGGACTAAAATGCCTTTAAAGCAAACTTTAAAGCAAATTTTATTAAACCGTGACCTAAACAGTATGAGTAGATCAGACAATGGCGTTAAATGGACTAAAATGCCTTTAAAGCAAACTTTAAAGCAAATTTTATTAAACCGTGACCTAAACAGTATGAGTAGATCAGACAATGGCGTTAAATGGACTAAAATGGCTTTAAAGCAAACTTTAAAGCAAATTTTATTAAACCGTAACGAAAATAGTATGAGCAGATCAGGACTTTTAGGGGCTTTAGCTAACCTCGTTGTAGTGGAACCTTTTTCTCTTGTGGCCGCTGTACTGTCacttttgtaa
- the LOC125237194 gene encoding uncharacterized protein LOC125237194 isoform X2: MILKWLTVVSTLIIIPLNDAQPNYKDLNSHDIKRIYQGLILPQDGSGELCHPSDEKCNRLPHESTSEKQTEVQLRDCPYWDIKCQSSINRSEKVPFISGQSGVQLIHCPYWDIQCQSTSGKLPYTSAQSAGAEQNDYRLAQRDIQSRSCPYVQCQNSNSRSDILQQNNNRLALNGVQSRNCPYLDVQCQNSMTRSEKPKHNNKRFAQIEVHNGGCAYWDVQCQSGMSRSDKLPRSRSANDVKWPNLPLNQILLNRYLNSMSRSDKLPYISRSEEPKDCPYWDIPCQMSRSEKLLETNLPLKQTLKNIVLNRNLFSMSRSDKLPYNSRSGNDVIIPFNQILLNRYLNSMSRSDQPKDCPYWDIPCQMSRSEKLLETNLPLKQTLKQILLNRDLNSMSRSDNGVKWTKMPLKQTLKQILLNRDLNSMSRSDNGVKWTKMALKQTLKQILLNRNENSMSRSGLLGALANLVVVEPFSLVAAVLSLL; the protein is encoded by the exons ATGATTTTAAAATGGTTGACCGTGGTGTCAACTTTAAT CATTATACCTCTAAACGACGCACAACCAAACTACAAGGACCTTAACAGCCATGATATTAAACGAATATACCAGGGTCTGATCTTACCCCAGGATGGGAGTGGGGAACTCTGCCATCCCAGTGACGAAAAGTGCAACAGACTGCCACAtgaaagtacgagtgaaaagcaGACTGAGGTCCAACTTAGAGATTGTCCGTACTGGGACATCAAATGTCAGAGTAGTATAAATAGATCAGAGAAAGTACCATTTATATCAGGACAGAGCGGGGTCCAACTTATACATTGTCCGTATTGGGACATCCAATGTCAGAGTACATCAGGTAAACTACCATATACATCAGCACAGAGCGCTGGAGCAGAACAGAATGATTATAGATTAGCGCAGAGGGATATCCAATCCAGAAGTTGTCCGTATGTCCAATGCCAAAATAGTAATAGTAGATCAGACATACTTCAACAGAATAATAATAGATTAGCGCTAAACGGCGTCCAATCCAGAAATTGCCCTTACTTGGATGTGCAATGTCAGAATAGTATGACTAGATCAGAAAAAccaaaacataataataaaagattCGCGCAAATCGAGGTTCATAATGGAGGTTGCGCTTACTGGGACGTACAGTGCCAGAGTGGTATGAGCAGATCTGACAAACTACCCCGTAGTAGATCAGCTAACGATGTTAAATGGCCTAACTTAcctttaaatcaaattttattgAATCGTTACCTAAATAGTATGAGTAGATCAGACAAACTACCATATATTAGTAGATCAGAAGAACCTAAAGATTGTCCTTACTGGGATATCCCATGTCAGATGAGTAGATCAGAAAAACTACTAGAAACGAACTTACCTTTAAAACAAACGTTAAAGAACATTGTATTAAACCGTAATCTTTTCAGTATGAGTAGGTCAGACAAACTACCATATAATAGTAGATCAGGCAATGATGTTATCATACCTTTCAACCAAATTTTATTGAACCGTTACCTAAATAGTATGAGTAGATCAGATCAACCCAAGGATTGTCCCTACTGGGATATCCCATGCCAGATGAGTAGATCAGAAAAACTACTAGAAACGAACTTACCTTTAAAACAAACGTTAAAGCAA ATTTTATTAAACCGTGACCTAAACAGTATGAGTAGATCAGACAATGGCGTTAAATGGACTAAAATGCCTTTAAAGCAAACTTTAAAGCAAATTTTATTAAACCGTGACCTAAACAGTATGAGTAGATCAGACAATGGCGTTAAATGGACTAAAATGGCTTTAAAGCAAACTTTAAAGCAAATTTTATTAAACCGTAACGAAAATAGTATGAGCAGATCAGGACTTTTAGGGGCTTTAGCTAACCTCGTTGTAGTGGAACCTTTTTCTCTTGTGGCCGCTGTACTGTCacttttgtaa